CACTGACATATCCGttgtaacgtgacgtggcacagttgtttcagttaatttcgaattttaagtagcacaaaaaatataacatatctcTATATAatgtccctttaaaccgtgaatacgttgactccgttttggctccctatggtagtaggtgattgcatccctgagctgacttcagaggataacaaaaatcatcgtctttgcggtttaccatgggacgaaagctctgcgctgggaaaatcacatctaggcgagtgaagacaaatgaacctcgggtattgtatttccgggttgtgacatcatcacTAGGTAAAAaccgtctggcggaagaagctaaaatatataacatatggtaagcacaatagcaaaacaaataagtcagggcacaaaactgctcctttgggtacaccatacctccgtaggctcccataaataatacgtactacttatacaaaatatatgcgctactaagttcagacgtcacgtgattaaattacgtcacttattacttccattatttctaaaattaattagttaaagtatgaaaaagatatgaaaagtttatgatgaaaaattgtagatacggaaatgataaactgcagctattatttacaactacaaattaaccaaattcaatgcaaatcaaacgttataccatagttggtatcaatataatatctaatgccatacaacaaaacggacattgtacaaaatgtatgtatatgctatagactggcacacaatttcaaattacaataatatattacatacatggtactagactttccatatagatttatacattacaatacaatgcagtatcggcgttcaaTAATTAACGAAAGGTTTGACATATGTTCTTGAAAAAGAGTACTtgacaattatcatgttacacaaatttcagtacaaaccttacagcttatagaaacgaaacattttagactcgtCTTTCGAAATagtttacaaaagtctgaaacatttaattaattatcctgacataccgaaactagccaaagtcacatgccgaaaagtaaacgtgttacaaaattctgtagaatgaacaaacatttactaaataaaaatcgtaatgcaaaaatcatacaaaaatttaacaaataaacttcttacctcgatggagcataaatttctagcaagaaaaatcagtttgacatatatactatcataaaatacgaattagaaactgaaagtataaacagggtccctactatttcatgcaagaaattaaccgtcgttTCCCTATGGAAATCACGGTTACctgacgattttaaaataaatatgagatgagacagaagaggactataggttgatcctcgtctgtctgtccgtctgcaacaaaatgattctctgattttttaaaaaaaaactatttcacccgcaagtatcctgcgaataaacgtataaatagaaaaggataacgaaaacattaccggaaaagtcgattaagtccttattagtaattcagagtttacttcatggtaaaccagtcaacatgattcaaaagttgtacaactattttgtcacgaatgGCCTGATGGTTTATCTACCCTATTCCTCCTTCCTCTATAATGAcacaaacatgttatcgttacaaataccgtgcgcgagtagtacagccgtcatgattactacctgtcaagatttactgctatttctcaggttagaaataatttacatttgatagtgataacacgtcaggaatctgtccttgcggatttgacctggtgacctagtttttgagcccagatgacccaatatcaaactcgtccaatattctattgatggtaacattatgaccaagtttcactaagattgGACCAAAGgtgtgacctctcagtgttaacagtcaaattgttgacgacggacgaggacgacggacacagggtgatcacaaaagctcaccttgagcacttcttgctcaggtgaggtaataaaccctcattttgtcctctaatggcacttctgcttgtaaaatgggaacttatttcattcgcagaatgtattttcagtaaaatgagacaggtttcatgttaaagttcgtgtgtttatggcaaatacaaagacaaaagtaaaataatgctgtttactgtgcgacgctgtcaagaaaacGATCCACAATTGAAGGACTAGTGGATTCagtctggcgccgtttcactccaaatcaccccattcactgttcatattttcacaccttattaattgtagttgcaattatatactggtttcaatggattgaaattctagaaagtatagaatTGTATGCGACAGATCGTCTAATTAtggtctcatgatgatgaacatgtGAGCcaggttatttcaaaatcccttaatgcataaagaagttacggcactgacacaaaaaagcagaccatgtttcacctttaagtgttactttaaaaagaaaaaggaaaataataagatggacattaagtacatattgccgatgtttgtacGTAATCTTTGAGCgaggtaggtgtaatagcattgaagtaactgcacaaccaaatatatgaggacacatatataAGCAGACCGAACAGACAAACCGCATGTTTACTGCTATattccaccctccttcaaactttgtttgcgggttataattatgaagaagtactacaggagcataggaaacgccgatattttataaagaagtcactcacaaacaggcatacagtctttttacgaaactcgcaaggacttgtacagtatttaagcaagcatgcatacaatcaggaaataacaccgaatcttctttcattgacggttataaacaaattggagaatttatcaatgatttgattttattttaccaaactagtactgtttctttatccatgaaacagtgagATTTActtgtaggtcattcttcaagcaagtaaataagtacttttgacgccgacaatgtacaattctggacaaaatcagtgatcaatcgagtttttaaccaggttttcaacgaaaacctgagttattagattggggtagatgtcggtcgggtgggcgggcggtggcggcggcgtcaaactggtgtttccggtcaataacttttgtttcggtaaagatatttgaataaaacttggtttgtatgtagcttatatcaagacaaaggctgggattgattttggggtttctgggatcaaggtcaaggtcactgttacttaaaatagaaaaagggtttccggtcaataactcaacttaggaatgagctatcatgatgaaacttggtgtatagaaaacttatataaagttgtagcttgggattgattttggggtttctgggatcaaggtcaaggtcattgttactaaaaatagggttaggttagggttagggttagcatatcttctacatgcatggagggattttgatgaaagttggcacaattgttcaccatcatgagacggagtgtcatgcgcaagaaccaggtccctgggtctaaggtcaaggtcacacttagaggtcaaaggatacaagaatgaaaactttgtccggagcatatcttcttcatgcatagtgggattttgaagtaacttggcacaattatacaccatcatgagacgaagtgtcttgcgcagttcccttctttagaattacttccctttgttgttactataaatagcttatattgtaactttttcattactagacgtagggaaaaatcgagaccacttttctgtagtacaacatgcatgttacatccaagttttagtttgtatttttttttttttttttttttttaagattaacttcccttagttgttactataaataacttatattgtaactttttttataattgaccgtagggaaaaaccaagaccacttttctgtggtacaacatagctgttactttctaattttaggtgtattttaaggtatctctacctggtaaggagtttttttgtggacttagaaaaacaaaagaattacaatgattactaaacaaccacaaaattaaaattacatctgcaaatacaggtgctagagtaaagaaatttgctgtgacgggcgtatattgtgacattctggcactcttgtttattcttatgaaaagtgttgaaaacctggtttcgtggcattgccgcgtttcttgtttgctataattctacctgtcatcagactaacacattatatacagaaacaaatcatgttcagcttccaataaattgtaaatatacatgccttcaaagcaaatcagtcactttaaaatgttattttttaacttttagctgtcagtttattgttttgatcactcgcaagaggaagagggggctacagtcgtttatagggtgtgatatctagtccagtctattggccagtttttcaactattaagtaaagacttaagctccgacttaagccgtgtcagatatatttacaacgcttaagtcagcacgtgaaAACGGGGCTCGTTAAAAGTTAAACCTTCGactggatttttctactttgagcggtgtcagcaatggttTATctctctattgttattttaaacctggggcataggtggtttaagaaaagatggcgGCGGAGTATTTAGACATAGATTTAAATTTCCAACATGAAGTTAtagcagaaatgttgaggagggagaGAATGATACGGGACAgagcaaaccctttcgttatgtacgacgatttggatTTTTTGGATAGATTTCGCCTCAGTAAAGCTGGGGTGATAGAACTGATGAGAATCGTTGGTAAGTCATGCTTCTTTTGTGTTATTATTATGTACACATATAATACACATGTGTATTGCAATAATACTTTACTGCGAAACATGAATGGTCTAGGTTTTAATTTCGGGAAACTAATGTAACTTGTACGTAAATGCCCAAATGTTTAGtataaaaagtagaaaatatcTGTGTAATTTACTtatgtcatattttattgctaGGTAACCATCTTGATGAAGGAAGACGAGGTATAGATATTCCACCCATGATGCAGCTTCTTGTTACTTTGCGATATTTTGCAACGGGGTCTTATCTTAGACTAGTTGGGGATAGTTTTGGAATGCACATCACAACAGTTAGCAACATAgtaaaaaaagtttcaagaaaCATCGCAAGCCAACGAGCCATGTATATACACTATCCAGATGAAAGACAACGCTTAAACACACAAGTAATGTGgccttttattatattatataacaaTATCACATGCAGCAACACAGCCTTTTGAAGGTTAGATACGAGACACGGCGGTAACACCAGACGCACtgtatagaaattttaaaaatgtctccTTTTCAATGCATAGTAACTGGggaaaattcaaatttcaaattttcaacattaattgagccgcgtcatgagaataccaacatagtggctttgcgaccaatatagatccagatcagcctgctcattcacgcagtctggccaggatccatgaatgttcgctaacagttttgttaactgcaataggatttgaaagcgaacggaattgatccagaccagactgtgcggatgcgctggctggtctggatccgtgttggtcgcaaagccattatgttagttttctcatggtgcggctcaattcaGCTTCATAATATAAATTCATACAGtagta
The Mercenaria mercenaria strain notata chromosome 10, MADL_Memer_1, whole genome shotgun sequence genome window above contains:
- the LOC123560685 gene encoding putative nuclease HARBI1, whose protein sequence is MAAEYLDIDLNFQHEVIAEMLRRERMIRDRANPFVMYDDLDFLDRFRLSKAGVIELMRIVGNHLDEGRRGIDIPPMMQLLVTLRYFATGSYLRLVGDSFGMHITTVSNIVKKVSRNIASQRAMYIHYPDERQRLNTQQQFFRLCRIPGIIGAIDCTHIPIISPGGQNAEIFRNRKGFFSVNVQGGLLLILACCKNSSVSEFYL